Proteins encoded within one genomic window of Thermodesulfobium sp. 4217-1:
- a CDS encoding Na+/H+ antiporter NhaC family protein, with product MEIYIGFFASILTIVLGVLMNVFIGYLLLICWLIFVFIGIKKGYSIRDLYRMSYKGGKKSILVVQILFLIGAVSGAWMASGTIPGIVYYSLRFIKPDDFILLSFLICCGASFLLGSATGTVSIVGLPLIILAKSGDVNLNLAAGAIIAGVYFGDRCSPMSSSAILVSNLTGTNLFKNIKNMLYSSLLPFLLSIAFYYEFSKLSPLDLANNNLTGEIYKSFNVGMVVFIPILIILILSLLRVNIKYAMLLSMISASIVAVVVQGLHPVKVLEDILFGLKLGQFDPLRNILEGGGIESMSKACMAIFTACCLAGILEGINAFEGIKNYLMRLKLSGLLLYLLTTVISTMTAAFGCTQSIAVVMTDEIMKGCYHKDGKYKFALDIENSCILTSALIPWNIAAMICTATLSVSMYGFIPYAFYLYIFPISNLLQILFKDGAKRKLIRLKT from the coding sequence ATGGAAATTTATATTGGATTTTTTGCATCAATTTTGACTATCGTCCTTGGAGTCCTAATGAACGTCTTTATTGGATACTTGCTACTGATATGCTGGCTTATATTTGTATTCATAGGCATAAAAAAAGGCTACTCCATAAGGGATTTATATAGGATGTCATATAAGGGCGGTAAAAAATCTATATTGGTCGTCCAGATACTTTTTCTTATAGGAGCAGTGTCTGGTGCATGGATGGCTTCTGGAACGATACCTGGAATAGTATATTACAGTCTTAGATTTATTAAACCTGATGATTTCATACTATTATCTTTCCTAATTTGCTGCGGGGCATCCTTTTTGTTGGGTTCTGCAACTGGTACTGTTAGTATCGTGGGGTTGCCGCTTATAATACTGGCAAAATCTGGAGATGTGAACTTAAACTTAGCTGCGGGCGCTATTATTGCGGGCGTTTATTTCGGAGACAGGTGTTCTCCTATGTCTTCAAGTGCCATCCTGGTATCCAATTTGACTGGCACTAACTTGTTCAAAAATATAAAAAATATGCTTTACTCTTCACTCCTACCATTTCTTTTGTCTATTGCCTTTTATTATGAATTTTCAAAGTTAAGTCCTTTGGACTTGGCCAATAACAACCTGACAGGCGAGATTTACAAGTCCTTTAACGTTGGCATGGTGGTATTTATACCTATCTTAATAATATTAATTTTATCTTTATTGAGAGTGAACATAAAGTATGCGATGCTGCTCAGCATGATTTCGGCATCTATCGTGGCTGTTGTTGTGCAGGGTCTTCATCCGGTAAAGGTTTTGGAGGACATCCTGTTTGGTTTAAAGCTTGGACAATTCGATCCACTTAGGAATATTTTGGAAGGCGGTGGGATTGAGTCAATGTCTAAAGCTTGCATGGCTATTTTTACTGCATGTTGTTTGGCAGGCATACTTGAGGGGATAAACGCTTTTGAGGGTATAAAGAACTATTTGATGAGATTAAAGCTGAGTGGACTTTTACTGTATCTATTGACAACTGTTATTAGCACTATGACTGCTGCTTTTGGATGTACACAGTCTATTGCTGTAGTAATGACAGATGAAATAATGAAGGGTTGCTATCATAAAGATGGAAAGTATAAATTTGCGTTGGATATTGAAAATTCCTGTATACTCACATCAGCTTTGATACCCTGGAATATTGCTGCAATGATTTGTACGGCAACTTTGAGCGTAAGTATGTATGGCTTTATCCCTTATGCATTTTATCTGTATATTTTTCCAATTTCAAATTTATTACAAATTCTATTTAAGGATGGTGCAAAGAGAAAATTGATAAGGCTAAAGACATAA
- a CDS encoding MFS transporter, with amino-acid sequence MSKTNFRWVIIGLAFLITIINYVDRSAIAFAMPILSKLFHLNAEDIGLTLGAFNIGYALMVFVGGLLVDNWGSRKIWFLAALVWSVSIFSTAFAMGFTYLFIVRLVLGLAEGPNFPALNRVVGDWLPIRERATALADALVAVPLALMIGGPIVAFLATRFEWQGMFMILGLAGVIWAPIWLFMYKDYPEKSKFVNDEELAHIREKSNVDRARSDHEIRREHNKVQKGLWKFLLTNPTLLSNDWAFFVFGYNLFFFLGWLPTFLNSTYHMNLMKIGVFTILPWALASILLFFVGRLSDKILASTKSLRKARSHPIWISQLLGGFSLLPVILYHDLNTAMISISLAVGLNMAANSSFYATNVDVIRQRSGTSLGVMDFFFAIAGLIASTLTGFIVQITGSFTAAFIFMLFLNLTSVVGVILFHHPDGEKFQA; translated from the coding sequence ATGAGCAAGACGAATTTTAGGTGGGTCATAATAGGGTTAGCTTTTCTCATTACCATTATCAACTATGTTGATAGGAGTGCAATTGCTTTTGCAATGCCAATTTTAAGTAAGTTATTTCATTTAAATGCAGAGGATATCGGCTTAACTCTGGGCGCTTTTAATATTGGATACGCCTTAATGGTTTTTGTAGGCGGGTTGCTTGTTGACAATTGGGGCTCAAGAAAAATATGGTTTTTGGCTGCGCTGGTTTGGTCAGTGAGCATATTTTCAACAGCCTTTGCAATGGGCTTTACTTATCTTTTTATTGTAAGACTAGTGCTGGGCTTAGCTGAAGGCCCGAACTTCCCTGCATTGAATAGGGTGGTAGGAGATTGGCTGCCAATTAGAGAAAGGGCTACTGCTCTGGCAGACGCTCTTGTGGCTGTTCCTCTCGCACTTATGATTGGCGGGCCAATTGTGGCATTTCTTGCAACAAGATTTGAGTGGCAGGGAATGTTCATGATACTTGGTTTGGCAGGCGTTATCTGGGCTCCCATATGGCTTTTTATGTACAAGGACTATCCAGAAAAATCAAAATTTGTAAACGATGAAGAGCTTGCTCATATTAGAGAGAAGTCCAATGTAGATAGAGCAAGATCAGATCACGAGATTAGACGTGAGCACAATAAAGTGCAAAAGGGCCTCTGGAAATTTTTGCTCACCAATCCCACGCTTTTATCCAATGACTGGGCCTTTTTCGTATTTGGGTATAATTTGTTCTTCTTTTTGGGATGGTTGCCGACTTTTTTGAATTCCACATATCATATGAATCTAATGAAAATTGGCGTTTTTACAATTTTGCCATGGGCTCTTGCTTCGATTTTGCTGTTTTTTGTTGGCAGATTGTCTGACAAAATTTTGGCAAGCACAAAAAGTCTAAGAAAGGCTCGTTCGCATCCAATCTGGATTAGCCAACTCTTAGGTGGATTTAGTCTTCTTCCTGTAATACTCTATCACGACTTAAATACAGCAATGATATCAATCTCTTTGGCTGTTGGATTGAATATGGCCGCAAATTCGAGTTTTTATGCTACCAACGTTGATGTTATCAGACAGCGCTCTGGAACGTCACTTGGTGTAATGGACTTCTTCTTTGCAATTGCAGGGCTTATAGCATCTACCTTGACAGGCTTCATTGTTCAGATTACCGGTTCATTTACTGCTGCTTTTATATTTATGTTATTTCTCAACCTCACATCGGTGGTTGGAGTAATCTTGTTCCATCATCCAGATGGTGAGAAGTTCCAGGCTTAG
- a CDS encoding LysR family transcriptional regulator: MDLRQLSYFLAIAEEGNITKAAEKLHIAQPPLSQQLKLLEKELGVVLIERSTRKIQITNAGKLLQNRAKQILELAKKTSKELSDLKEGLQGTLSIGTISSAGETILPLKIRSYHENYPGIDFHIREGSSFEIIEMLKSGVVEIGIIRTPIDQDIFEYISLPEEPMVAGAIEKKFWNDEKEQIDLVELKNKPLLMHNRFQNNIEDACKKAGFEPKIICRADDTRSMLIWANTGMGIAIIPKDMTGLLMNSNIVYKEIRERSLFTRAVLLWIKNQYLSLPARYFLKMFK, encoded by the coding sequence ATGGATTTAAGACAGCTTTCTTATTTTTTAGCAATTGCAGAAGAGGGCAATATTACTAAGGCAGCTGAAAAGCTCCATATAGCTCAACCACCGCTAAGCCAGCAGCTTAAACTTCTGGAGAAAGAGCTTGGAGTAGTTCTAATAGAGAGAAGCACGCGAAAGATACAGATAACAAACGCAGGCAAACTTCTTCAGAATCGAGCAAAACAAATTCTAGAACTTGCAAAAAAAACGTCAAAAGAGCTTAGCGATCTGAAAGAAGGTCTTCAGGGCACTCTTTCGATCGGCACCATATCATCAGCAGGTGAGACTATATTGCCTTTGAAAATCAGAAGTTATCACGAAAATTATCCTGGAATAGATTTTCACATAAGAGAGGGGAGCTCATTTGAGATAATAGAGATGTTAAAAAGCGGAGTCGTTGAAATTGGCATTATACGTACGCCTATAGATCAGGATATTTTTGAATATATAAGTCTCCCAGAAGAACCTATGGTAGCAGGCGCAATTGAAAAGAAATTCTGGAACGATGAAAAAGAACAAATAGATCTTGTTGAGTTAAAGAATAAGCCTTTATTGATGCACAACAGATTCCAAAATAATATTGAAGACGCCTGTAAAAAGGCAGGATTTGAACCCAAAATCATTTGCAGAGCTGACGATACAAGATCTATGCTCATCTGGGCTAACACAGGTATGGGCATTGCGATAATTCCAAAAGACATGACAGGTTTGTTAATGAATTCAAACATCGTATATAAAGAAATAAGAGAGAGATCTCTCTTTACAAGAGCGGTATTGTTATGGATAAAAAACCAATATCTTTCATTGCCTGCCAGGTATTTCTTGAAAATGTTTAAATAG
- a CDS encoding DUF3373 family protein, translated as MRKLAFVFVVASLIASLAVPAMAGPFSDVPANSWAYKAVQDLAAKGLVIGYGDGTFRGDRLATRYEMAMVVARMLDTYEKGQNAQDQKIQLNANDIATLMKLAEEFKSELASLNVRVSALEKRAALDTVNFTGDARFRFGSEKATYYGLNPYSYTPTAPYANVVSLSTTGPSANGYIVGTLTDPAGYYWSGTFPHGTLYDPNGNLAINGVPVAKSDAKNNTFMRYRVRLNVAAPVADNIAFNARLTMEKNAGVNSNGSSNSNPIYASLTGYNDDSNTLYVERSYITWTLNPYPVTFVLGRLPTMDSGAYYSNLFADTGTEGAMAIFDLSNMLPSTSVSAAWVKLFDAGSVTSTAESQGLKDKDLYILNLKTKLFDTIGLEADYGSISKFSMFTDSLNDIYNYGKYSSWAVIANWNIYNINMWAGYNGTSTDMPNGVYGPNFLGSPSPYTYTSIGSVSGGAFRIGATIPLPVGALTGDFWFGNNKWYNPLIINTMGSTDYKDYYNVYYTLPVAKNATLTLNYDYWKGKKPYQTNAVSIYGYNYYTYYTFNPDQIDKDQRYYIQMDVKF; from the coding sequence ATGAGAAAATTAGCTTTTGTTTTCGTAGTAGCATCACTAATCGCCTCCCTTGCAGTTCCAGCTATGGCAGGACCATTCTCAGATGTACCAGCTAATTCTTGGGCATACAAAGCAGTGCAAGATTTAGCAGCAAAAGGATTGGTCATTGGTTATGGAGACGGAACTTTTAGAGGTGACAGACTTGCCACTCGTTATGAGATGGCAATGGTAGTTGCAAGAATGCTCGACACCTATGAAAAAGGTCAAAACGCACAAGATCAAAAGATCCAGTTAAATGCTAACGACATCGCAACACTTATGAAGTTAGCAGAAGAGTTTAAGTCAGAATTAGCTTCTCTAAACGTCAGAGTTTCAGCGCTTGAGAAGCGAGCAGCTCTTGACACTGTGAACTTCACAGGAGATGCAAGATTTAGATTTGGCAGCGAAAAGGCGACATATTATGGGCTGAATCCATATTCCTATACTCCTACTGCTCCATATGCAAATGTCGTTTCGCTCAGTACTACTGGGCCTTCTGCCAATGGATACATCGTGGGGACACTTACCGATCCTGCAGGATATTACTGGTCTGGAACCTTCCCTCATGGCACTCTTTATGATCCTAATGGGAATCTTGCTATAAATGGTGTTCCTGTAGCAAAAAGCGATGCAAAGAACAATACTTTTATGCGTTATAGGGTAAGGCTAAATGTTGCAGCACCAGTTGCAGACAACATAGCCTTCAATGCAAGGCTTACTATGGAGAAGAATGCCGGAGTAAACAGCAATGGATCTTCTAATAGTAATCCAATTTATGCATCACTTACAGGTTACAACGACGATAGCAACACCCTTTATGTAGAGAGATCGTATATCACATGGACTCTGAACCCATATCCTGTAACCTTCGTACTTGGCAGACTTCCTACTATGGACTCAGGAGCATATTACAGCAACCTGTTTGCAGACACAGGAACAGAAGGAGCTATGGCGATATTTGACCTTAGCAATATGCTTCCATCAACCTCAGTTTCTGCTGCATGGGTCAAGCTCTTTGATGCAGGCTCGGTTACCTCTACTGCTGAGAGTCAAGGTTTGAAAGACAAAGATCTCTATATCCTCAACCTAAAGACGAAACTCTTTGATACAATAGGACTTGAGGCAGACTATGGCTCTATTTCAAAGTTTAGTATGTTTACAGACTCACTCAATGATATATATAACTACGGTAAATATAGTTCATGGGCAGTCATAGCAAACTGGAACATCTATAACATAAATATGTGGGCAGGATACAACGGTACATCCACAGATATGCCAAATGGAGTTTATGGACCTAACTTCCTAGGTTCTCCTTCTCCATACACCTACACAAGCATTGGCTCTGTTAGCGGTGGAGCATTCAGAATTGGTGCTACCATTCCCCTTCCAGTAGGAGCCCTCACAGGTGACTTCTGGTTTGGCAACAACAAGTGGTACAACCCATTGATAATAAACACTATGGGCTCAACTGATTACAAAGACTATTACAACGTCTATTACACACTCCCTGTAGCAAAGAATGCAACCCTGACTCTTAACTACGACTATTGGAAAGGTAAGAAGCCCTATCAAACTAATGCTGTGAGCATTTATGGGTACAATTATTATACCTACTATACCTTTAACCCAGATCAGATCGACAAGGATCAAAGATACTATATTCAGATGGACGTAAAGTTCTAA
- a CDS encoding APC family permease, translated as MKTKLKKELNLLDLTMLGLGGIIGSGWLFASQKAANLAGPAAVISWIIGGLCVFFIALVYAELAGMLPESGSLIRYPQYTHGNFVSYALAIALIIGDSSVIAIEALATVQFSSTYLPFMYNNHQVTLIGWLSTMGLIVIYFLLNYWSIRIAGKTNTVITILKFITPVLTVLFLIASFNPANLTQHGGFAPFGFPAILAAVSSGGIIFAYLGFRQAVNMAGEAKNPTKDVPLAVGLAVVIGIVLYASLQLVFVGSLPAQEIAKGWGHLNFRSPFADILLLMNIQWLATIVFADAVLSPSGTGLIYVTSTSRIINAQALNGIFWKVFMKVDEKTGIPRYAMWLTLILAFLWTAPFPSWNKLVGIVSNAIVLTYMIGPVSVVSLRKFAPNLYRPFKAEPIMFISIIAFIVCTLLIDWSGWSNVSVLIAVDLVAFLLYFYFVFTRDELKKDLGKNIKSGYWLICYLLFVALMSYIGSKHFEGIGMIKYPYDQYILIVVSIAFFFWAVNSAHYTDDIKEIVDERGDEVAQRASK; from the coding sequence TTGAAGACGAAACTAAAAAAGGAGCTAAACCTACTAGACCTGACGATGTTAGGCCTTGGCGGAATAATCGGTTCTGGTTGGCTTTTTGCTTCTCAGAAAGCAGCTAACCTTGCTGGACCTGCCGCAGTAATTTCTTGGATCATTGGTGGATTATGCGTATTTTTTATCGCTTTGGTTTATGCTGAGCTTGCAGGGATGCTTCCAGAGTCAGGTTCTTTGATTCGATATCCTCAATACACTCACGGTAACTTTGTCAGTTATGCTTTGGCTATTGCCCTGATCATAGGCGACTCTTCAGTTATAGCCATTGAAGCCTTAGCTACAGTTCAGTTCTCGAGTACATATTTACCTTTCATGTATAATAACCATCAGGTAACTTTAATCGGCTGGCTTTCTACTATGGGTTTGATAGTGATTTATTTCTTACTGAACTATTGGAGCATAAGGATTGCTGGTAAGACGAATACAGTAATAACGATATTAAAATTTATTACACCTGTTCTAACTGTTTTGTTTTTGATCGCGAGTTTTAACCCTGCAAATCTTACTCAACACGGAGGATTTGCACCATTTGGTTTCCCTGCGATTTTGGCTGCAGTGTCAAGCGGCGGTATTATCTTTGCTTACTTAGGGTTTAGACAGGCTGTAAATATGGCTGGTGAAGCAAAAAACCCAACAAAAGACGTTCCTTTGGCTGTAGGCCTGGCTGTAGTGATAGGAATAGTACTGTATGCTTCCCTACAGCTGGTGTTTGTGGGTTCGCTGCCTGCTCAAGAGATTGCAAAGGGTTGGGGACACCTGAATTTCAGGTCACCTTTTGCTGACATATTGCTTTTGATGAACATTCAATGGCTTGCTACTATAGTATTTGCTGATGCAGTGTTGTCTCCTTCTGGCACAGGTCTAATTTATGTGACTTCAACCTCAAGGATCATAAACGCCCAAGCTTTAAACGGTATTTTCTGGAAAGTATTTATGAAGGTTGATGAGAAAACTGGGATACCCAGATATGCGATGTGGCTGACTCTAATTTTGGCATTTTTGTGGACTGCACCTTTTCCGTCCTGGAACAAGTTGGTAGGCATCGTGTCGAACGCTATAGTGCTTACCTATATGATCGGACCGGTAAGCGTAGTGAGTCTTAGAAAGTTTGCACCAAATCTTTATAGGCCATTTAAGGCTGAACCTATAATGTTTATTTCTATAATAGCGTTTATCGTATGTACGCTTCTTATAGACTGGAGCGGATGGTCAAACGTTTCTGTGTTAATCGCGGTAGATCTAGTAGCGTTCTTGCTTTATTTCTACTTTGTGTTTACCAGAGATGAGCTAAAGAAAGATCTTGGTAAGAATATCAAGTCTGGATATTGGCTTATATGTTACTTGCTTTTCGTGGCTCTGATGAGTTACATTGGGAGCAAACATTTTGAAGGAATTGGCATGATAAAATATCCTTATGATCAATATATTCTGATCGTTGTTTCTATAGCTTTCTTCTTCTGGGCAGTAAACAGCGCTCACTATACCGACGATATTAAGGAAATAGTGGACGAAAGAGGAGACGAAGTAGCGCAAAGAGCTTCAAAATAG